A stretch of the uncultured Bacteroides sp. genome encodes the following:
- a CDS encoding penicillin-binding transpeptidase domain-containing protein, whose protein sequence is MSVDKKSIMTRYFFIILLMGLVGVAIVVKAGIVMFAERQYWKDVAERFVKENVIVHPSRGNIISADGRLMASSLPEYKIYMDFKAGGEEKDSLLRDSMKVICQGLHKIFPEMSAAQFKAHIQKGRKKGSRSYLIYPNRISYIQYKEVKRLPIFNMGKYKGGFHELVFNQRKKPFGSLATRTLGDVFADTAQGAKNGLELAFDTILKGKNGITHRQKVMNKYLNITDVAPLDGLDLVTTIDVGMQDIAEKALIDKLKELDANVGVAVLMEVATGEVKAVVNMTKCKDGNYREIRNNAVSDMMEPGSTFKTASIMVALEDGKITPEDGVDTGNGQKLMHGRVMKDHNWTRGGYQYLTVPQILMVSSNIGVSTIIDNAYSNNPEKFIKGLYRVGINANLHIPIKGAGRAYIRMPNKNNWSNTALPWMSIGYECQIPPINTLAFYNAIANNGVMVAPKFVKGVMKNGEMVQEFPTEVIKQSICSERTLKQIQSILQRVVSEGLAKPAGSKQFHVSGKTGTAQISQGSGGYKSGRVNYLVSFCGYFPSEAPKYSCIVAIQKSGLPASGGLMAGSVFSKIAERVYAKNLSTDLSLAVDSNSVVIPNVKSGEVNETKYVLDALKIQNREQFTPISYGKKIWGTAQQSSNAILITEKIATRNFMPGVIGMGAKDAVYLLESKGLKVSMSGIGKVQSQSISQGTRIVKGQTVTIQLN, encoded by the coding sequence ATGTCTGTTGATAAAAAAAGCATAATGACCCGTTACTTCTTCATCATATTACTGATGGGGCTGGTAGGCGTTGCTATCGTTGTGAAGGCCGGCATTGTTATGTTTGCCGAAAGGCAGTACTGGAAGGATGTAGCTGAACGTTTCGTAAAAGAGAATGTTATAGTACATCCCAGTCGAGGAAATATTATTTCCGCAGATGGAAGGCTGATGGCCAGCAGCTTGCCGGAATATAAAATTTATATGGACTTTAAAGCCGGAGGAGAAGAAAAAGACAGCCTGCTGCGTGACAGCATGAAAGTTATCTGTCAGGGGCTCCATAAAATATTTCCTGAGATGTCCGCTGCCCAATTCAAGGCTCATATACAGAAAGGAAGAAAAAAAGGCAGCAGAAGTTATCTGATTTATCCTAATCGTATTTCTTATATTCAATATAAAGAGGTAAAAAGATTACCAATCTTTAATATGGGTAAATACAAAGGTGGTTTTCATGAACTTGTTTTCAATCAGAGAAAAAAACCTTTTGGCTCATTAGCTACCCGCACACTGGGAGATGTCTTTGCTGACACTGCTCAAGGTGCTAAGAATGGGCTTGAACTTGCTTTTGATACTATTCTGAAAGGTAAGAATGGAATTACCCACCGACAGAAGGTAATGAATAAATACCTGAACATAACAGATGTTGCACCCTTGGACGGACTAGATCTTGTAACCACTATTGATGTAGGAATGCAGGATATTGCTGAAAAAGCGTTGATTGATAAATTGAAAGAGCTTGATGCAAATGTAGGTGTTGCCGTATTGATGGAGGTTGCAACTGGTGAGGTAAAAGCCGTTGTGAACATGACTAAATGTAAGGACGGCAATTATAGGGAAATAAGAAACAATGCTGTTTCGGACATGATGGAACCGGGTTCTACATTTAAAACAGCTTCTATAATGGTTGCATTGGAAGATGGCAAAATAACACCGGAAGATGGTGTAGATACAGGAAATGGCCAGAAATTAATGCATGGACGGGTTATGAAGGACCACAATTGGACTAGAGGGGGATATCAATATCTTACTGTTCCTCAAATATTAATGGTATCTTCAAACATTGGAGTTTCTACAATCATTGACAATGCATATTCCAATAATCCCGAGAAATTTATTAAAGGGCTTTACAGAGTAGGTATCAATGCCAACCTTCACATTCCAATAAAAGGAGCAGGAAGAGCTTATATCCGTATGCCCAACAAGAACAATTGGTCAAATACTGCTTTGCCATGGATGTCCATTGGTTACGAATGTCAGATTCCTCCTATCAATACGCTGGCTTTCTATAATGCCATTGCCAACAATGGTGTGATGGTAGCTCCTAAATTTGTAAAAGGGGTAATGAAGAACGGCGAAATGGTACAGGAATTTCCAACAGAAGTAATTAAACAATCAATCTGTTCTGAGCGCACATTAAAACAGATTCAATCTATTTTACAGCGGGTGGTAAGCGAAGGACTTGCTAAGCCTGCAGGCTCAAAACAATTCCATGTTTCGGGAAAGACAGGAACGGCTCAGATTTCTCAGGGAAGTGGCGGATATAAATCAGGAAGAGTAAACTACCTTGTTAGTTTCTGCGGATACTTCCCATCTGAAGCACCAAAGTACAGCTGCATTGTAGCAATACAAAAATCAGGGCTACCTGCATCCGGCGGTTTGATGGCGGGTAGTGTGTTTAGTAAAATTGCAGAAAGGGTGTATGCAAAGAACCTGAGTACGGACTTATCTCTAGCTGTTGATTCTAACTCTGTGGTGATTCCAAATGTGAAGTCTGGAGAAGTAAATGAGACAAAATATGTGCTTGACGCACTAAAGATACAAAACCGTGAACAGTTCACGCCTATTTCTTACGGCAAAAAAATATGGGGAACTGCTCAGCAAAGTTCGAATGCCATATTAATTACGGAAAAAATAGCTACCCGGAATTTTATGCCTGGTGTTATAGGGATGGGAGCCAAAGATGCCGTATATTTGTTGGAAAGTAAAGGGCTAAAGGTATCTATGTCAGGAATAGGCAAGGTACAGTCTCAAAGCATTTCTCAAGGAACACGGATTGTTAAAGGACAAACAGTAACCATACAATTGAATTAA
- a CDS encoding FtsL-like putative cell division protein: MSLKSILGGDILANDFFRRQTKLMILIMVFVIFYISNRYSCQQQLIEIDRLEQQLTDIKYDALTRSSELMEKSRQSRIEEYISTQESDLQTATNPPYLIKE; the protein is encoded by the coding sequence ATGTCTCTTAAAAGTATTCTGGGAGGAGATATTCTGGCTAACGACTTTTTCCGCCGCCAGACTAAATTGATGATTCTCATCATGGTTTTTGTTATTTTCTATATCAGCAACCGTTATTCCTGTCAGCAACAACTCATCGAGATTGACCGTTTGGAGCAGCAACTCACAGATATAAAATATGATGCACTGACACGCTCTTCCGAATTAATGGAGAAAAGCCGGCAATCAAGAATTGAAGAATATATATCTACTCAGGAAAGTGATTTGCAAACAGCCACTAATCCTCCATATTTAATAAAGGAATAA
- the rsmH gene encoding 16S rRNA (cytosine(1402)-N(4))-methyltransferase RsmH, whose translation MNEEITYHVPVLLKESVDGMNIQPEGTYVDVTFGGGGHSKEILSRLGENGKLLGFDQDEDAEKNIVNDKRFIFVRSNFRYLHNFLRYHNIEGVDSILADLGVSSHHFDDSERGFSFRFDGKLDMRMNKRAGITAAEMVNTYDEERLANIFYLYGELKNSRKLASVIVKARAEKQIETIDDFLSVIKYLFGREREKKELAKVFQALRIEVNQEMEALKDMLMAATEALKPGGRLVVITYHSLEDRMVKNIMKTGNVEGKQDQDFFGNLNTPFKLVNNKVIVPNENEIARNPRSRSAKLRIAEKK comes from the coding sequence ATGAACGAAGAAATAACATACCATGTGCCAGTGCTCCTAAAAGAGAGTGTAGACGGGATGAACATCCAGCCTGAAGGGACGTATGTGGACGTAACCTTTGGCGGTGGCGGACATTCGAAAGAGATTTTAAGCCGATTAGGCGAGAATGGTAAATTACTGGGATTTGACCAGGATGAGGATGCGGAAAAGAATATTGTGAACGATAAACGTTTCATTTTTGTACGAAGCAACTTCCGTTACCTGCATAATTTCCTGCGTTATCATAACATTGAAGGTGTAGATTCCATCTTGGCCGACCTCGGTGTTTCTTCTCACCATTTTGATGATAGCGAGCGAGGATTCTCTTTCCGCTTTGACGGCAAACTGGATATGCGAATGAACAAGCGTGCTGGGATTACTGCCGCCGAAATGGTAAATACGTATGATGAAGAGCGACTGGCTAATATTTTTTATCTGTACGGTGAATTGAAAAACAGTCGTAAACTGGCTTCCGTCATAGTGAAAGCACGTGCCGAAAAACAGATTGAGACAATTGACGATTTCCTATCGGTAATCAAATATCTTTTTGGAAGAGAAAGAGAGAAAAAAGAACTAGCCAAAGTGTTCCAGGCTTTACGTATTGAAGTAAATCAGGAGATGGAAGCATTGAAAGATATGCTTATGGCGGCTACCGAGGCTTTAAAACCGGGAGGCAGATTAGTGGTTATCACTTATCATTCACTGGAAGACAGGATGGTGAAAAATATAATGAAGACGGGCAATGTGGAAGGCAAGCAGGATCAGGATTTCTTTGGGAATCTGAATACTCCTTTCAAGCTGGTTAACAACAAAGTAATTGTGCCCAACGAAAACGAGATTGCACGTAATCCACGCTCCAGAAGTGCGAAGCTCAGAATTGCAGAAAAGAAATAG
- the mraZ gene encoding division/cell wall cluster transcriptional repressor MraZ, with translation MDRFLGNIEAKADVKGRLFIPALFRKQLQAASEERLIMRKDIFQDCLVLYPESVWNEELNELRGRLNKWNPTHQQVFRQFVSDVEIITPDSNGRILIPKRYMQMAGITTDVRFIGVDNTIEIWAKAKADQPFMDPEEFSRELEKVMNNKVINE, from the coding sequence ATGGATCGATTTTTGGGCAATATTGAAGCCAAAGCAGATGTAAAAGGTCGCCTTTTTATCCCTGCTTTGTTCAGGAAACAGCTACAGGCTGCCTCTGAAGAAAGGCTGATTATGCGCAAAGACATCTTTCAGGACTGTTTGGTTCTTTACCCCGAAAGCGTTTGGAATGAAGAACTTAACGAATTACGCGGACGCCTCAATAAATGGAATCCAACCCACCAACAAGTATTCAGACAATTTGTCTCCGATGTAGAAATCATTACACCGGATAGTAACGGGCGGATACTTATTCCAAAACGTTATATGCAAATGGCTGGCATCACTACCGATGTAAGGTTTATTGGTGTGGACAATACCATTGAAATATGGGCGAAAGCAAAAGCGGATCAACCGTTTATGGATCCCGAAGAGTTCAGTCGGGAACTTGAAAAAGTAATGAACAATAAAGTAATTAACGAATAA